A region of the Lysobacter sp. K5869 genome:
CCGCAATGCGAGGCGCCGCACGGCTTTCGCTATTGCACCGCAACAGCCGCTGCGTTCTGTGATCGCACGCGTGAAAACGCCGCCCCCCCGCACATGACCCGAGGCCCTGCGCGCGCCTAGCATCGGCGGGCCAGATGGACTGGCCACACAAGGAGGTCTTGCGATGTCACGACGCACTTACCGCCTCACCGCTTTGGCCCTGGGCGCGTTCGGCTTCTCCGCCGCGCTCACCGCGACCGCCGGCATTCCCAACTGCGATCACTGCGTGCACGACTATTACCTCTGCCGCGAGAACACGCCCGACGCCAATCCCAGCTGCGTCGAGCAGTTCTTCGATTGCCAGGTCGCCGGCCGCTGCGAGCCGACGCTGCCGCCGGATTGATCCATCGCGTCGGCACGACGCTTCGATCCGCCGCATCGACACGTCGCGCATCCGCGCCGACATCGACCGCGTTTCCGCGCCCCATCCGTACTCGCGCTCTGTCGCGCCCCACCATGGCGCGCCCGGATCGCTGCGCGACGCGCGATCCGCACTCATCCATGCAACACCCGCAGTTCCACTCACGACATGGGAGGTCCGATGAACACCCGCAACCGCCGCATCCGCCCGCGCCTGGGCGCGCTCGCCCTGGCCGCGTTCGGCTTCGCCACCGCGTTGACCGCCACCGCCGAAGTTCCGCGCTGCGATCATTGCCTGGGCGAGTACTACGGCTGCCGCAGCGCCGGCGGCGAATACGAAGCCTGCGTCAACGCGTTCTGGGATTGCGAAACCGCCAACGGCTGCGCGATCAGCCTGCCGCCGGATTTCTGATTGCGAAGCCGCGCGCAACCGCGTTGCGGCGAGCCCGCGGACGCGCGTCCGCGGGCTCGCTCGTCGATGAGCGCGCCCGTCGTTCGCAGTCGCGCACCGCCCGCTCGCGATATGCTGTGACGGCTATCACTTCGCGAAGGAACGTCGCCATGCAAATCCCCGTTCGCCAGACCAGCGGCGCGGCCATCTTCAGCCTGATCGCCGGCGTGCTCGGCTGGACCCTGCTGCCCTTCCTCGGCAGCATCGCCGCGATCGTCAGCGGCCACATGGCGCGCGCGCAGATCCGCCGCGAACCCGACCGCCTCGACGGCGACGGGCTGGCCATCGCCGGCCTCGTGCTGGGCTGGGCCTCGGTCATCATCGCGGTGCTCAGCGTGATCGCGCTCGTGGTGTTCTTCGGCGGCCTCGCCGCGATCCTCGCCTTCCTCAGCCAGCAGCACTGAGCGGCGTGCTGCGCCGCCGCTTGCCGCGCGCGAACGGCGGCCGCTAGCGTGGCCCGGCCAGAAGGACTGGCGCCACGCACAGGACGCACCGCCATGGAATTCCGCTCGCCCGCACCCCGCTCGTCCGCGCCGCAGCCGCGCAAAACCGGCTCCCGCCGCCTGCCATTGCTCGCCGTCGGCCTGTTCGGCTTCGCCGCCGCGCTGACCGCCTCGGCCCAGGTCGAGGAATGCGAACGCTGCCGCCTGCAGTTGGAAAGCTGTCTGCTCAGCGCCGAGTCGCCGATGGCGACGCAGGGCTGCTACAACCAACACCAGCGCTGCACCAGCAAGCTCGATTGCCCCGCGCCCGAAGCGCTCCGGCAGCCGTAATCCGCTGCGCGCGCCGCCGCGCCGGCCGCCGCCGGCGCGGCGGCGTCGCGTCCGGTCCGCCCCGGCCTGTCGGTTTTGTCCGTCGCCCCGCACATCGCGCTCGCCCGAGCGGTATCGATTGGGCGATAATCGGCCTTCCCCCAGCCGAGCCGTCCGCACCGAACTCGTGTATAGCCTCGCCCGACCCTTCCTCTTCGGACTGGATGCAGAACGCGCCCACGGCCTGGGCCTGACGGCGCTGGAAACGGCCTATCGCAGCGGCCTCAACCCGCTGGTGGCGCGCGCGCCCAAGCCCTTGCCGACCAAGACCCTGGGCCTGACCTTTCCCAACCCGGTCGGCCTCGCCGCCGGCCTGGACAAGAACGGCGCCCACATCGACGCGCTGCTCGCGTTGGGCTTCGGCTTCGTCGAAATCGGCACCGTCACCCCGCGCCCGCAGGACGGCAACCCGCGTCCGCGCATGTTCCGCCTGCCCGAGCAACAAGCCGTCATCAACCGCCTGGGCTTCAACAACCTCGGCGTCGACGCGCTGGTGCGCAACGTGGCCAAGGCGCGCCGCCGCGGCGGCGGCCTGCTCGGCATCAACATCGGCAAGAACAAGGACACCCCCAACGATCAGGCCGAGCGCGATTACCTGCACTGCCTGGAGCGGGTGTATCCGCTGGCCGACTACATCACCGTCAACATCTCCTCGCCCAACACCGCGGGCCTGCGCGAACTGCAGGAAGAGCAGTCGCTGCGCCGCCTGATCGGCAGCTTGCGCGAAGCGCAGGAGACATTCGCCGCGCGCGAAGGCCGGCGCGTGCCGATGCTGGTCAAGATCGCGCCCGACCTCAGCGACGACGACATCGAAGCCGCCAGCCGGGTGCTCAGCGAGTTGCAGGTCGACGGCGTGATCGCCACCAACACCACGGTCGCGCGCGACGGCGTCGAAGGCAGCCCGCACGCCAGCGAAGTCGGCGGCCTGTCGGGCCGGCCGTTGCTGGCCCAGGCCACCACGGTGCTGCGCAAGATGCGCACGCGCTTGCCGGAGAACATTCCCATGATCGGCGTCGGCGGCATCC
Encoded here:
- a CDS encoding DUF4190 domain-containing protein, which produces MQIPVRQTSGAAIFSLIAGVLGWTLLPFLGSIAAIVSGHMARAQIRREPDRLDGDGLAIAGLVLGWASVIIAVLSVIALVVFFGGLAAILAFLSQQH
- a CDS encoding quinone-dependent dihydroorotate dehydrogenase, which translates into the protein MYSLARPFLFGLDAERAHGLGLTALETAYRSGLNPLVARAPKPLPTKTLGLTFPNPVGLAAGLDKNGAHIDALLALGFGFVEIGTVTPRPQDGNPRPRMFRLPEQQAVINRLGFNNLGVDALVRNVAKARRRGGGLLGINIGKNKDTPNDQAERDYLHCLERVYPLADYITVNISSPNTAGLRELQEEQSLRRLIGSLREAQETFAAREGRRVPMLVKIAPDLSDDDIEAASRVLSELQVDGVIATNTTVARDGVEGSPHASEVGGLSGRPLLAQATTVLRKMRTRLPENIPMIGVGGILSGADAAAKMAAGASLVQVYSGLVYRGPALIGECVDAIRRRKEAPSRGHVPPQI